In one window of Streptomyces griseus subsp. griseus DNA:
- a CDS encoding Lrp/AsnC family transcriptional regulator — protein MVQAYILIQTEVGKASIVAETISKIPGVIQAEDVTGPYDVIVRAQADTVDALGRMVVAKVQQVDGITRTLTCPVVHL, from the coding sequence GTGGTACAGGCGTACATCCTTATTCAGACCGAGGTGGGCAAGGCGTCGATCGTCGCCGAGACCATCTCCAAGATTCCGGGAGTCATCCAGGCAGAGGACGTCACCGGTCCGTACGACGTGATCGTGCGGGCCCAGGCCGACACGGTCGATGCACTGGGCCGCATGGTGGTCGCCAAAGTGCAGCAGGTGGACGGCATCACACGAACGCTGACCTGTCCGGTCGTCCACCTCTGA
- a CDS encoding D-alanine--D-alanine ligase family protein, which yields MSSENLPQSPERPESPEQQRRKPRVAVVFGGRSSEHGISVVTAGAVMKAIDRTKYDVLPIGITTDGRWALTADEPERMAITDRKVPDVAQLAESEGSVVLSVDPGSREVVYSEPGSVPKALGEVDVVFPVLHGPYGEDGTLQGLLELSGVPYVGAGVLASAVGQDKEYMKRVFLSFGLPVGPYEVVRPREWDRDPSGVRKRIVDFAGEHGWPLFIKPARGGSSMGITKVDELSGLDAAIEEARRHDPKFLVESLLRGREIECGVLEFEDGPRASVPAEIPPVTAHEFYDFEAKYIDSAAGLVPAPLTEEQTAEVQRLAVAAFDATSCEGLVRADFFLTEDGTFVINEINTLPGFTPISMYPRMWQESGVSYPELVDRLIQAALTRSTGLR from the coding sequence ATGAGCAGCGAGAACCTCCCCCAGAGCCCTGAGCGCCCCGAGAGCCCTGAGCAGCAGCGCCGCAAGCCGCGTGTGGCTGTCGTGTTCGGCGGCCGCAGCTCCGAACACGGCATCTCGGTCGTCACGGCCGGCGCCGTCATGAAGGCCATCGACCGGACGAAGTACGACGTCCTGCCGATCGGCATCACGACGGACGGCCGCTGGGCGCTCACCGCCGACGAGCCCGAACGCATGGCCATCACCGACCGCAAGGTCCCCGACGTGGCCCAGCTCGCCGAGTCCGAGGGCAGCGTCGTGCTCTCCGTGGACCCGGGCAGCCGCGAGGTCGTCTACAGCGAACCCGGCTCGGTGCCCAAGGCGCTCGGCGAGGTCGACGTGGTCTTCCCCGTGCTGCACGGCCCGTACGGGGAGGACGGCACCCTTCAGGGGCTGCTCGAACTCTCCGGTGTGCCCTACGTCGGCGCGGGCGTCCTCGCCTCGGCCGTCGGTCAGGACAAGGAGTACATGAAGCGCGTCTTCCTCTCCTTCGGCCTGCCGGTCGGACCGTACGAGGTCGTCCGGCCGCGCGAGTGGGACCGCGACCCCTCCGGCGTACGCAAGCGGATCGTGGACTTCGCCGGTGAGCACGGCTGGCCGCTGTTCATCAAGCCCGCCCGGGGCGGCTCCTCCATGGGCATCACCAAGGTCGACGAGCTCTCCGGCCTCGACGCGGCGATCGAGGAGGCCCGCCGCCACGACCCCAAGTTCCTCGTGGAGTCGCTGCTGCGCGGCCGGGAGATCGAGTGCGGGGTGCTGGAGTTCGAGGACGGACCGCGCGCCAGCGTGCCCGCCGAGATCCCGCCGGTCACCGCGCACGAGTTCTACGACTTCGAGGCGAAGTACATCGACTCGGCCGCCGGCCTGGTGCCCGCCCCGCTCACCGAGGAGCAGACCGCCGAGGTCCAGCGGCTCGCCGTCGCCGCCTTCGACGCCACCTCCTGCGAGGGGCTGGTGCGCGCCGACTTCTTCCTCACCGAGGACGGCACCTTCGTCATCAACGAGATCAACACCCTGCCCGGCTTCACCCCGATCTCCATGTACCCGCGCATGTGGCAGGAGAGCGGCGTGAGCTACCCGGAGCTGGTCGACCGGCTGATCCAGGCCGCGTTGACCCGCTCCACCGGACTGCGCTGA
- a CDS encoding NAD(P)H-dependent glycerol-3-phosphate dehydrogenase, translated as MTHPVKAAVFGTGSWGTAFAVILADAGCEVTLWGRRAEVAEAVNTTRTNPDYLPGITLPESIRATTDPAEALRGAEFAFLVVPSQTLRANLADWAPHLEQDTVLVSLMKGVELGTAKLMSEVIADVTKVSADRIAVVSGPNLAKEIAERRPAAAVVACADASVAQRLQAACHTPYFRPYTNTDVVGCELGGAVKNVIGLAVGIADGMGLGDNTKGSLITRGLAETTRLGVAMGADPLTFSGLAGLGDLVATCSSPLSRNHTFGTNLGRGMTLQETIAVTKQTAEGVKSCESVLDLARRYGVDMPITETVVSIVHEGKSPVVAVKELMSRSAKAERR; from the coding sequence GTGACGCACCCCGTAAAAGCGGCCGTCTTCGGAACCGGCTCATGGGGTACGGCGTTCGCCGTGATCCTCGCCGACGCGGGGTGCGAGGTCACCCTCTGGGGGCGCCGCGCCGAGGTCGCCGAGGCCGTCAACACCACCCGCACCAACCCGGACTACCTGCCGGGGATCACGCTCCCCGAGTCGATCCGCGCCACCACCGACCCCGCCGAGGCGCTGCGCGGGGCCGAGTTCGCCTTCCTCGTCGTCCCCTCCCAGACGCTGCGCGCCAACCTCGCCGACTGGGCCCCGCACCTGGAACAGGACACCGTCCTGGTCTCCCTGATGAAGGGCGTGGAGCTGGGCACCGCCAAGCTGATGAGCGAGGTCATCGCGGACGTCACCAAGGTCTCCGCCGACCGCATCGCCGTCGTCTCCGGCCCCAACCTGGCCAAGGAGATCGCCGAGCGCCGCCCCGCCGCGGCCGTCGTCGCCTGCGCCGACGCGTCCGTGGCCCAGCGGCTCCAGGCCGCCTGCCACACCCCGTACTTCCGCCCGTACACCAACACCGACGTGGTCGGCTGCGAGCTCGGCGGCGCCGTGAAGAACGTCATCGGCCTCGCCGTCGGCATCGCGGACGGCATGGGGCTCGGCGACAACACCAAGGGCTCCCTCATCACCCGCGGCCTCGCCGAGACCACCCGGCTGGGCGTGGCCATGGGCGCCGACCCGCTGACCTTCTCCGGACTCGCGGGCCTGGGCGACCTGGTGGCCACCTGCTCCTCGCCGCTCTCGCGCAACCACACCTTCGGCACCAACCTCGGGCGCGGTATGACGCTCCAGGAGACGATCGCCGTCACCAAGCAGACCGCCGAGGGCGTCAAGTCCTGCGAATCGGTCCTCGACCTGGCCCGCCGGTACGGGGTCGACATGCCCATCACGGAGACCGTCGTCTCCATCGTCCACGAGGGCAAGTCCCCGGTCGTCGCGGTCAAGGAGCTGATGTCGCGGAGCGCCAAGGCCGAGCGACGCTGA
- a CDS encoding thiamine-phosphate kinase: protein MKGTVGELGEFGLIRELTSRLTTTPAVRLGPGDDAAVVAAPDRRVVASTDILLEGRHFRRDWSTAYDVGRKAAAQNLADIAAMGAVPTALLLGLVVPADLPVTWAAELMDGLRDECQVAGAAVVGGDVVGGDTITVAITALGDLRNHEPVTRAGARPGDVVAVTGWLGWSAAGYAVLSRGFRSPRAFVEAHRRPEPPYHAGPAAAGLGATAMTDVSDGLVADLGHIAEASKVRIDLRSGLIDIPSQMSDIGQAVGVDPLQWVLTGGEDHAIVATFPPDAKLPARWKVIGEVLNPSALPQVTVDGAPWTSKGGWDHFGAIEDTY, encoded by the coding sequence GTGAAGGGAACCGTGGGCGAGTTGGGGGAGTTCGGGCTCATCAGAGAGCTCACGTCCCGGCTCACCACCACTCCGGCGGTACGGCTGGGGCCCGGCGACGACGCCGCGGTCGTGGCCGCTCCCGACCGCAGGGTCGTGGCCAGTACGGACATCCTGCTGGAAGGGCGGCACTTCCGCCGCGACTGGTCGACGGCGTACGACGTCGGTCGCAAGGCGGCGGCGCAGAACCTCGCCGACATCGCCGCCATGGGCGCCGTGCCCACCGCGCTGCTCCTCGGCCTCGTCGTCCCCGCCGACCTCCCGGTCACCTGGGCCGCCGAGCTGATGGACGGGCTGCGTGACGAGTGCCAGGTGGCGGGGGCGGCCGTGGTCGGCGGCGACGTGGTCGGCGGCGACACCATCACCGTCGCCATCACCGCCCTCGGCGACCTGCGCAACCACGAGCCGGTCACCCGCGCCGGCGCCCGGCCCGGCGACGTGGTCGCCGTCACCGGCTGGCTCGGCTGGTCCGCCGCCGGATACGCCGTGCTCTCCCGCGGCTTCCGCTCGCCCCGCGCCTTCGTCGAGGCCCACCGCCGCCCCGAACCGCCGTACCACGCGGGCCCCGCGGCCGCCGGACTCGGCGCCACCGCCATGACCGACGTCAGCGACGGGCTCGTCGCGGACCTCGGGCACATCGCCGAGGCCAGCAAGGTCCGCATCGACCTGCGCTCCGGTCTCATCGACATCCCCTCGCAGATGTCCGACATCGGCCAGGCCGTCGGCGTCGACCCGCTCCAGTGGGTGCTGACCGGGGGGGAGGACCACGCGATCGTGGCGACCTTCCCGCCGGACGCGAAGCTTCCCGCCCGCTGGAAGGTGATCGGCGAGGTCCTCAACCCCTCCGCCCTGCCCCAGGTCACCGTGGACGGCGCCCCCTGGACCAGCAAGGGCGGCTGGGACCACTTCGGGGCGATCGAGGACACCTACTAG
- the leuC gene encoding 3-isopropylmalate dehydratase large subunit produces MGRTLAEKVWDDHVVRRAEGEPDLLFIDLHLLHEVTSPQAFDGLRQAGRPVRRLDLTIATEDHNTPTLDIDKPIADPVSRAQLETLRKNCADFGVRLHPLGDVEQGVVHVVGPQLGLTQPGTTVVCGDSHTSTHGAFGALAFGIGTSQVEHVLATQTLPLARPKTMAITVDGELPEDVTAKDLILAIITRIGTGGGQGYILEYRGSAIEKLSMEARMTICNMSIEAGARAGMIAPDETTFAYLEGRDAAPKGEEWDAAVAYWKTLRSDDDAVFDAEVVIDATELAPFVTWGTNPGQGAPLSAHVPDPASYEDASERNAAEKALEYMGLTAGQPLREISVDTVFVGSCTNGRIEDLRNAAAILDGRKVADGVRMLVVPGSVRVALQAVSEGLDKVFTGAGAEWRHAGCSMCLGMNPDQLAPGERSASTSNRNFEGRQGKGGRTHLVSPQVAAATAVLGHLASPADLSDTRTPAGVA; encoded by the coding sequence ATGGGTAGGACACTCGCGGAAAAGGTCTGGGACGACCATGTCGTCCGGCGCGCGGAGGGCGAGCCCGACCTTCTCTTCATCGATCTGCACCTGCTGCACGAGGTGACCAGCCCGCAGGCCTTCGACGGACTGCGCCAGGCCGGACGTCCGGTGCGACGCCTCGACCTCACCATCGCCACCGAGGACCACAACACCCCGACCCTCGACATCGACAAGCCGATCGCCGACCCGGTCTCCCGCGCCCAGCTGGAGACCCTGCGGAAGAACTGTGCGGACTTCGGCGTCCGGCTGCACCCGCTCGGTGACGTGGAGCAGGGCGTCGTGCACGTGGTCGGCCCCCAGCTGGGCCTGACCCAGCCCGGCACCACCGTGGTCTGCGGCGACTCCCACACCTCCACGCACGGGGCGTTCGGCGCACTGGCGTTCGGCATCGGCACCAGCCAGGTGGAGCACGTCCTGGCCACCCAGACGCTGCCGCTGGCCCGCCCGAAGACCATGGCCATCACGGTCGACGGCGAACTGCCCGAGGACGTCACCGCCAAGGACCTGATCCTCGCCATCATCACCCGGATCGGCACCGGTGGCGGTCAGGGCTACATCCTCGAATACCGCGGCTCCGCCATCGAGAAGCTCTCGATGGAGGCCCGGATGACCATCTGCAACATGTCGATCGAGGCCGGTGCCCGCGCGGGCATGATCGCCCCGGACGAGACCACCTTCGCCTATCTGGAGGGCCGCGACGCCGCCCCCAAGGGCGAGGAGTGGGACGCCGCCGTCGCGTACTGGAAGACGCTGCGCTCCGACGACGACGCGGTGTTCGACGCCGAGGTCGTCATCGACGCCACCGAACTGGCCCCGTTCGTCACCTGGGGCACCAACCCCGGCCAGGGCGCGCCGCTCTCCGCGCACGTCCCCGACCCCGCTTCGTACGAGGACGCCTCGGAGCGCAACGCCGCCGAAAAGGCCCTGGAGTACATGGGGTTGACCGCCGGGCAGCCGCTGCGCGAGATCAGCGTGGACACCGTCTTCGTAGGCTCGTGCACCAACGGCCGCATCGAGGACCTGCGCAACGCCGCGGCGATCCTGGACGGCCGCAAAGTCGCCGACGGCGTACGGATGCTGGTCGTCCCGGGCTCCGTCCGGGTCGCCCTCCAGGCCGTCTCCGAGGGCCTGGACAAGGTCTTCACCGGGGCCGGCGCCGAATGGCGGCACGCGGGTTGCTCGATGTGCCTCGGTATGAACCCCGATCAGCTGGCCCCCGGCGAGCGCTCCGCCTCCACCTCGAACCGCAACTTCGAGGGCCGGCAGGGCAAGGGCGGCCGCACCCACCTGGTCTCCCCCCAGGTCGCCGCCGCCACCGCCGTACTGGGCCATCTGGCCTCGCCCGCCGACCTGTCCGACACCCGTACCCCCGCCGGAGTCGCATAG
- a CDS encoding HU family DNA-binding protein: protein MNKAQLVEAIADKVGGRQQAADAVDAVLDAIVRAVVAGDRVSVTGFGSFEKVDRPARYARNPQTGERVRVKKTSVPRFRAGQGFKDLVSGSKKLPKNDVAVKKAPKGSLSGGSSAARTTVKAATAKKSAAKKATAKKTTAKKAVAPAKKTTATAKKATAKKATATAKKATPAAKKATATAKKATATAKKTAPAKKATAKKAPAKKTTARTTTAKKATARKK, encoded by the coding sequence GTGAACAAGGCGCAGCTCGTAGAAGCGATTGCCGACAAGGTCGGCGGCCGCCAGCAGGCCGCAGACGCGGTCGACGCGGTGCTCGACGCGATCGTCCGTGCCGTTGTCGCCGGGGACCGTGTCTCGGTCACCGGCTTCGGCTCGTTCGAGAAGGTCGACCGCCCCGCCCGGTACGCCCGCAACCCGCAGACGGGTGAGCGCGTCCGGGTCAAGAAGACCTCGGTGCCCCGCTTCCGTGCGGGTCAGGGGTTCAAGGACCTGGTGAGCGGCTCGAAGAAGCTCCCCAAGAACGACGTGGCCGTGAAGAAGGCCCCCAAGGGCAGCCTCTCGGGCGGATCTTCCGCCGCCCGTACGACGGTCAAGGCCGCCACCGCCAAGAAGTCGGCCGCCAAGAAGGCCACGGCGAAGAAGACCACCGCCAAGAAGGCCGTGGCACCGGCGAAGAAGACCACCGCCACCGCCAAGAAGGCCACCGCCAAGAAGGCGACCGCCACGGCGAAGAAGGCCACGCCGGCCGCGAAGAAGGCGACCGCCACGGCCAAGAAGGCCACCGCGACCGCCAAGAAGACCGCGCCCGCCAAGAAGGCCACGGCGAAGAAGGCGCCCGCGAAGAAGACCACGGCGCGCACCACCACGGCCAAGAAGGCCACCGCACGCAAGAAGTGA
- a CDS encoding lysophospholipid acyltransferase family protein — translation MSRRRIGFWYRLAAVIAKPPLVVLFKRDWRGTEHIPADGGFITAVNHNSYLDPLSYAHFQYNTGRVPRLLAKAGLFRTPFVGMMLRGTGQIPVYRETTNALDAFRAAVDAIERGECVAFYPEGTLTRDPDMWPMAGKTGAARVALMTRAPVIPVAQWGANLAMPPYAKENKLRLFPRKTLTVQAGPPVDLSRFYDVEPTPEVLRQATEVIMAAITRQLEDVRGEKAPAELYDHRKARAEQRRRAQGKGST, via the coding sequence GTGTCCCGCCGCAGAATCGGCTTCTGGTACCGCCTGGCGGCGGTTATCGCCAAGCCGCCGTTGGTGGTTCTGTTCAAGCGCGACTGGCGGGGGACGGAACACATTCCGGCCGACGGCGGATTCATCACCGCCGTCAATCACAACTCCTATCTGGACCCGCTCTCCTACGCCCACTTCCAGTACAACACCGGACGCGTGCCCCGGCTCCTGGCGAAGGCGGGCCTCTTCCGCACCCCCTTCGTCGGCATGATGCTGCGCGGCACCGGCCAGATCCCCGTCTACCGCGAGACGACCAACGCCCTGGACGCCTTCCGGGCCGCCGTCGACGCCATCGAACGGGGCGAGTGCGTCGCCTTCTACCCCGAGGGCACCCTCACCCGCGACCCCGACATGTGGCCGATGGCCGGCAAGACCGGCGCCGCCCGGGTCGCGCTGATGACCCGGGCCCCGGTCATCCCGGTCGCCCAGTGGGGCGCCAACCTCGCGATGCCGCCGTACGCCAAGGAGAACAAGCTCCGGCTGTTCCCCCGCAAGACGCTGACGGTCCAGGCCGGCCCGCCCGTCGACCTCAGCCGTTTCTACGATGTGGAGCCGACGCCCGAGGTGCTGCGCCAGGCGACCGAGGTCATCATGGCCGCGATCACCCGCCAGCTGGAGGACGTCCGCGGGGAGAAGGCCCCCGCCGAGCTCTACGATCACCGCAAAGCCCGTGCTGAACAACGGCGCAGGGCGCAGGGAAAGGGATCCACGTGA
- the cofC gene encoding 2-phospho-L-lactate guanylyltransferase has translation MRTEGEIATNTDPAGLWSLVVPLKPLARAKSRLGRAAGELARPRLALAFAQDTVAAALACPRVRGVVVVTDDAAAGAALSALGARIVADVPAAGLNAALAYGARSVRALAPALPVAALNADLPALRGGELARVLDFASAFPRTFLRDAAGIGTTFLSCAGGTELRPAFGGPSAARHLASGAVEITLPGVDSVRRDVDTGEDLGVALALGVGPRTERVTAAFALTADLTRDR, from the coding sequence ATGCGCACGGAGGGGGAGATCGCCACGAACACCGATCCGGCGGGGCTCTGGTCCCTGGTCGTTCCGCTGAAGCCGCTCGCGCGGGCCAAGAGCCGCCTGGGGCGGGCGGCGGGCGAGCTCGCCCGGCCCCGGCTGGCCCTGGCCTTCGCCCAGGACACGGTGGCGGCGGCGCTCGCCTGTCCCCGGGTGCGGGGTGTGGTGGTCGTCACGGACGACGCGGCGGCCGGGGCGGCCCTTTCGGCGCTCGGTGCACGGATCGTGGCGGATGTCCCGGCGGCCGGGCTCAACGCGGCGCTGGCGTACGGGGCGCGCTCGGTGCGGGCTCTCGCGCCCGCCCTCCCGGTGGCCGCTCTCAACGCGGATCTGCCGGCCCTGCGCGGCGGGGAATTGGCTCGGGTGCTCGATTTTGCCTCCGCTTTTCCCCGGACATTTCTCCGGGACGCGGCAGGAATCGGAACGACATTTCTGTCCTGCGCCGGGGGTACGGAATTGCGCCCGGCTTTCGGCGGCCCCTCCGCCGCCCGGCACCTGGCCTCGGGCGCGGTGGAAATAACGCTGCCCGGGGTCGACTCGGTGCGCCGGGACGTGGATACGGGCGAGGACCTGGGGGTGGCACTGGCCCTCGGAGTGGGGCCGCGCACGGAGCGGGTCACAGCCGCGTTCGCGCTCACCGCGGACCTCACCCGGGACCGATAG
- the leuD gene encoding 3-isopropylmalate dehydratase small subunit, protein MEAFTTHTGRAVPLRRSNVDTDQIIPAHWLKKVTRDGFEDGLFEAWRKDADFVLNRPERQGASVLVAGPDFGTGSSREHAVWALQNFGFKTVISSRFADIFRGNSLKNGLLTVVLEQKVVDALWELTEADPTAEVTVDLEARQVRAEGITADFELDENARWRLLNGLDDISLTLQNEADIAAYEAARPSHKPRTIDA, encoded by the coding sequence ATGGAAGCCTTCACCACCCACACCGGCCGGGCCGTCCCGCTGCGCCGCAGCAACGTCGACACCGACCAGATCATCCCCGCCCACTGGCTGAAGAAGGTCACCCGCGACGGGTTCGAGGACGGGCTCTTCGAAGCCTGGCGCAAGGACGCCGACTTCGTCCTCAACCGCCCCGAGCGGCAGGGCGCCTCGGTCCTGGTGGCCGGTCCCGACTTCGGTACGGGCTCCTCCCGCGAACACGCGGTCTGGGCCCTGCAGAACTTCGGCTTCAAGACGGTCATCTCCTCCCGCTTCGCCGACATCTTCCGGGGCAACTCGCTGAAGAACGGCCTGCTGACCGTCGTCCTGGAGCAGAAGGTCGTCGACGCCCTCTGGGAGCTGACCGAGGCCGACCCGACCGCCGAGGTCACCGTCGACCTGGAGGCCCGCCAGGTCCGCGCCGAGGGCATCACCGCCGACTTCGAGCTCGACGAGAACGCCCGCTGGCGCCTGCTCAACGGCCTCGACGACATCAGCCTCACCCTTCAGAACGAAGCGGACATCGCCGCTTACGAGGCGGCCAGGCCGTCCCACAAGCCGCGTACAATTGACGCCTGA
- a CDS encoding HAD family hydrolase, with product MPIRAVLWDIDDTIFDYAGADRTGMRLHLEGEGLPMAYASVDEALDAWKAITVRHWARVAAGETDFLGQRRDRVREFLSRTMEDAEADAWFAGHLSHYEAAWRLFPDVLPVLDRLVPDYRHAILSNSSIDHQHRKLTALGIRDRFEAMVCAVELGVSKPAAGAFHAACEELALDPHEVAYVGDEPDIDASGAVAAGLTGIWLDRRGRGGRPDLVTITGLDQLPALLAGQTRFGAPDTFG from the coding sequence ATGCCGATCCGAGCCGTGCTCTGGGACATCGACGACACGATCTTCGACTACGCGGGCGCCGACCGCACCGGGATGCGCCTGCACCTGGAGGGCGAGGGCCTGCCGATGGCGTACGCCTCGGTCGACGAGGCCCTCGACGCCTGGAAGGCGATCACCGTCCGGCACTGGGCGCGCGTCGCCGCCGGGGAGACGGACTTCCTCGGGCAGCGCCGGGACCGGGTGCGGGAGTTCCTCTCCCGGACCATGGAGGACGCCGAGGCCGACGCCTGGTTCGCCGGGCACCTGTCCCACTACGAGGCCGCCTGGAGGCTCTTCCCGGACGTGCTCCCGGTCCTGGACCGGCTGGTACCCGACTACCGGCACGCGATCCTCTCCAACTCCAGCATCGACCACCAGCACCGCAAACTCACCGCGCTCGGCATCCGGGACCGGTTCGAGGCGATGGTCTGCGCCGTTGAGCTGGGCGTCTCCAAGCCGGCGGCCGGCGCTTTCCACGCGGCCTGCGAGGAGCTCGCGCTGGACCCGCACGAGGTGGCGTACGTGGGCGACGAGCCGGACATCGACGCCTCGGGCGCCGTCGCCGCCGGGCTGACCGGCATCTGGCTGGACCGGCGGGGGAGGGGCGGGCGGCCGGATCTCGTGACGATCACCGGGCTGGACCAGCTCCCCGCCCTGCTGGCGGGCCAAACCCGTTTTGGAGCGCCGGACACCTTCGGGTAA